The Grus americana isolate bGruAme1 chromosome 8, bGruAme1.mat, whole genome shotgun sequence genome includes a region encoding these proteins:
- the RGS2 gene encoding regulator of G-protein signaling 2, with amino-acid sequence MQSALFLALQHDGGRMERGGRRRSEAEEAEKGRMKRTIIKDWKTRLSYFLQNSSNSTKMKSKKVGKHRTYFRPSPEEAQLWSEAFDELLANKYGLAAFRAFLKSEFCEENIEFWLACEDFKKTKSPQKLTSKAKKIYNDFIEKEAPKEINIDFQTKNMIAQNIQEATHTCFSAAQKRVYSLMENNSYPRFLESEFYQELCKKTPITGAAQGT; translated from the exons ATGCAAAGCGCCCTGTTCCTGGCGCTGCAGCACGACGGCGGGCGGATGGAgcggggcggccgccgccgcagcGAGGCGGAGGAGGCGGAGAAGGGCAGGATGAAGAGGACGAT TATTAAAGATTGGAAAACAAGACTGAGCTACTTCCTGCAGAACTCTTCCAATTCTACTAAAATGAAATCTAAGAAAGTAGGGAAACACCGCACCTATTTCAG ACCTTCCCCTGAAGAAGCCCAGCTGTGGTCAGAAGCCTTTGATGAACTTCTTGCTAATAAAT aTGGTCTTGCTGCTTTCCGAGCTTTTCTGAAGTCTGAGTTCTGCGAAGAGAACATTGAGTTCTGGTTGGCCTGTGAGGACTTCAAGAAAACCAAGTCACCCCAGAAGCTGACATcgaaagcaaaaaaaatctacaatGACTTCATTGAAAAGGAGGCTCCCAAAGAG ataaACATAGATTTCCAAACCAAGAACATGATTGCACAGAATATTCAAGAAGCTACACATACCTGCTTCAGTGCGGCACAGAAGAGAGTTTACAGCTTAATGGAGAATAACTCATACCCACGGTTTTTGGAATCTGAATTCTATCAGGAGCTGTGCAAGAAGACACCAATCACTGGAGCAGCCCAGGGGACATGA